In a genomic window of Allomeiothermus silvanus DSM 9946:
- a CDS encoding diacylglycerol/lipid kinase family protein has protein sequence MQSLVIVNPAAGRGRVGKMLPQIQSALAAIHPNGQVQVVQTEGPGHATLLAQTTPAERVIAVGGDGTVHETIRGLAHSDKVLGVVPIGSGNDFARMLGLSQKPLPQTLRIALTGLVGTVDLGEVNGQPFGASLGIGFDAMVARKALAAPTFLRGMPRYLYSIFAVLKELSLPTLTLESEGKLLFQGKALLAALMNGYAYGGGIPIAPSASPTDGLLSGVVAGEFSRLGVVGILPRLLLGKHVHHPKVHEYTGAAFTVRFNQPVAAHADGELLEPQALYEVRIHPQALRVALP, from the coding sequence ATGCAGAGCCTGGTCATCGTCAACCCGGCGGCGGGCCGGGGTCGGGTGGGTAAGATGCTCCCCCAGATTCAAAGCGCCCTTGCCGCAATTCACCCCAACGGCCAAGTTCAGGTCGTCCAGACCGAAGGCCCTGGCCACGCCACCTTACTGGCCCAGACCACCCCGGCTGAGCGGGTCATCGCCGTCGGCGGGGATGGCACCGTTCACGAGACCATCCGTGGCTTGGCCCACTCCGACAAGGTGCTGGGGGTGGTGCCCATCGGCTCGGGCAATGACTTTGCCCGGATGCTCGGGCTATCCCAAAAGCCTTTGCCGCAAACCTTGCGGATCGCTCTCACCGGCTTGGTCGGCACGGTAGATTTAGGGGAGGTCAACGGTCAGCCCTTCGGGGCTTCCTTGGGGATCGGCTTCGATGCCATGGTGGCCCGCAAGGCCCTGGCCGCGCCGACTTTTTTGCGCGGGATGCCCCGCTACTTATACTCTATCTTTGCTGTGCTCAAGGAGCTTTCCCTGCCCACTCTGACCCTCGAGTCGGAGGGCAAGCTGCTCTTCCAGGGCAAAGCCCTCCTGGCCGCTCTGATGAACGGCTATGCCTACGGTGGGGGTATCCCCATCGCGCCCTCGGCCAGCCCCACCGATGGGCTCTTATCGGGGGTAGTGGCCGGGGAGTTCAGCCGGTTAGGGGTGGTGGGGATATTGCCCCGGTTGCTCCTCGGCAAGCACGTCCACCATCCGAAGGTGCACGAATACACCGGGGCCGCCTTCACGGTGCGCTTCAACCAACCTGTGGCAGCCCACGCTGACGGGGAGCTGCTCGAGCCCCAGGCTCTGTACGAGGTGCGGATTCACCCCCAGGCCCTGCGGGTGGCACTACCCTGA
- a CDS encoding GNAT family N-acetyltransferase, with amino-acid sequence MIRPLAQKDLPQLVDLLAWMDQDASRGVMAPESRSPEGLYWEVLALGGEADWETLVIEEDGRLVGYAALYPFWEGGALEGPLVQGPEGKKLLEKLIARARARGYPTLHAFPQESNRSLRWMLEEAGFAAQHTTYFFAIPRADLTYPPPPDVHIVVEEPPDPETYRQLYQACEDNWAQRLSWSDEELVEHFDDNEVTLLVAYRFADGALHEALGMVELERDDDWAEIAYIGVIPEQRGQGIGRALLGAAANLAFADPHVQKLRVRAHDHEKAAMELYKQLGFQLEEAVVTYTLDLDQA; translated from the coding sequence GTGATCCGTCCGCTGGCCCAAAAAGACCTTCCTCAGCTCGTGGATCTGCTCGCCTGGATGGATCAGGATGCTTCCAGAGGGGTGATGGCCCCCGAGTCGCGTAGCCCGGAGGGGCTGTACTGGGAGGTGCTGGCCCTGGGCGGCGAGGCCGACTGGGAGACCCTGGTAATCGAAGAGGACGGCAGACTCGTGGGATATGCCGCTCTTTACCCCTTCTGGGAAGGCGGAGCCCTAGAAGGGCCGCTGGTGCAAGGCCCGGAGGGAAAGAAGCTGCTCGAGAAGCTTATCGCCCGGGCCAGGGCGCGAGGCTATCCCACCCTGCACGCCTTCCCCCAAGAGTCCAACCGCTCGTTGCGCTGGATGCTCGAGGAGGCCGGTTTTGCTGCCCAGCACACCACCTATTTCTTTGCCATCCCCCGCGCCGACCTAACCTATCCGCCGCCTCCGGATGTTCATATCGTCGTAGAAGAACCCCCCGACCCCGAGACGTACCGCCAGCTCTACCAGGCCTGCGAGGACAACTGGGCCCAGCGCCTCTCTTGGAGCGATGAGGAACTGGTCGAGCACTTCGACGATAACGAGGTGACCCTGCTGGTGGCCTATCGCTTCGCGGATGGGGCCCTTCACGAAGCGCTGGGGATGGTGGAGCTCGAGCGCGACGACGACTGGGCCGAGATCGCCTATATCGGCGTGATTCCCGAGCAGCGCGGGCAGGGGATTGGCCGGGCTCTCTTGGGCGCCGCCGCCAACCTGGCCTTCGCCGACCCCCACGTCCAGAAGCTGCGGGTGCGGGCCCATGACCACGAGAAAGCGGCTATGGAGCTATATAAGCAGCTGGGATTCCAGCTCGAGGAAGCGGTCGTCACCTACACCCTGGATTTAGACCAAGCCTGA
- a CDS encoding histone deacetylase has translation MPFTAYSTAHHVLELPDHHPFPRYKYGGVAEVLRGEVQVRPAPALPWEALALAHEPNYLARLRSQGLSRQESLRVGLPWSESLLTRALHAAGGTLMASRDALERGLGMNLAGGTHHAYPDRAEGYSLFNDVAVALANLRAEGFGGKALVVDLDAHQGNGTAVFFQNDSYVFTLSLHGERNYPLRKEKSDLDVGLPDGTADQAYLEALEQALSTGFACKPDLVFFNAGVDVLAGDRFGRLSLSLEGLAERDRMVFSRVRQAGIPLVIVMGGGYNRDPKVTVMAHAQTYRLALQAWSKSRV, from the coding sequence ATGCCCTTCACCGCTTACTCGACCGCCCACCACGTCCTCGAGCTGCCCGACCACCACCCCTTCCCCCGCTACAAGTACGGCGGGGTGGCCGAGGTACTGCGGGGTGAGGTACAAGTGCGGCCAGCCCCGGCCCTCCCTTGGGAAGCCCTGGCGCTAGCCCACGAGCCAAACTATCTCGCACGTTTGCGTAGCCAGGGACTTTCTCGTCAGGAATCGCTCAGGGTGGGACTCCCTTGGAGCGAGAGTCTGCTTACCCGGGCCCTGCATGCGGCGGGGGGCACGTTGATGGCCAGCCGCGATGCCCTCGAGCGCGGTTTGGGGATGAACCTGGCGGGAGGCACCCACCACGCCTACCCCGACCGGGCCGAAGGCTACAGTCTATTCAACGATGTAGCAGTTGCGCTGGCCAACCTACGGGCCGAGGGATTTGGGGGAAAGGCATTGGTAGTAGATTTAGACGCCCACCAAGGCAACGGAACAGCGGTGTTCTTCCAAAATGACTCTTACGTATTCACCCTATCCCTGCACGGAGAGCGCAACTACCCCTTGCGCAAGGAGAAAAGCGATCTCGATGTGGGGTTGCCCGACGGAACCGCAGACCAGGCTTATCTGGAAGCGCTCGAGCAGGCCCTCTCCACCGGCTTCGCCTGCAAACCCGATCTGGTGTTTTTCAACGCCGGGGTGGACGTGCTGGCCGGGGACCGTTTCGGGCGGCTCAGCCTGAGCTTGGAAGGATTGGCCGAGCGCGACCGGATGGTATTTAGCAGGGTTCGTCAAGCCGGGATACCCCTGGTGATCGTGATGGGCGGAGGATATAACCGCGATCCCAAGGTCACGGTTATGGCCCATGCCCAGACCTACCGGCTGGCCCTTCAGGCTTGGTCTAAATCCAGGGTGTAG
- a CDS encoding phosphatase PAP2 family protein: MEIVRALQEALPGLQGFFLLLTQLGSEQAYIVLLALYLWLVDPVMGRRLGMLVGFSYALNAGFKEWFDQPRPYQIDPRVSFPEAEATGTGNGFPSGHAQTAATYWFFVALRHRRGWLWALAVGLVGLIGLSRIYLGVHFLSDVLGGLLIGVGLALAGVYFPVRELPPTFLRAFAAIFLLFLSIAGGKDVGVALGLVAGLLFSNTNFSAPQSWPKRLIFAGLGLALVFGVYVGLGLGMGELRNQGWGAFIRYAIVAFFAAELWPGLARPLLR; this comes from the coding sequence ATGGAGATCGTTCGTGCGCTACAAGAGGCCCTGCCGGGGCTTCAAGGCTTTTTCCTGCTGCTCACCCAGCTTGGCTCAGAACAAGCTTACATCGTGCTGCTGGCTTTGTACTTGTGGCTAGTGGATCCGGTGATGGGCCGCAGGTTAGGGATGCTGGTGGGGTTTTCCTATGCGCTCAACGCGGGGTTCAAGGAATGGTTTGACCAGCCCCGGCCCTACCAGATAGACCCCCGCGTCTCCTTCCCCGAGGCCGAAGCCACCGGGACCGGGAACGGCTTCCCCAGCGGCCACGCCCAAACGGCAGCCACTTACTGGTTTTTCGTGGCCTTACGCCACCGCAGAGGCTGGCTATGGGCGTTGGCGGTAGGGCTGGTAGGGCTCATTGGGCTCTCGAGGATCTACCTGGGCGTCCATTTCCTCTCCGACGTGCTGGGCGGTCTACTGATCGGGGTAGGGCTGGCCCTGGCAGGGGTCTACTTCCCGGTGCGTGAGTTACCCCCTACTTTCTTGCGGGCCTTCGCCGCGATCTTCCTGCTATTCCTAAGCATTGCCGGAGGCAAGGATGTGGGGGTGGCGCTGGGGCTGGTAGCCGGGCTTTTGTTCAGCAACACCAACTTTAGCGCCCCGCAGTCCTGGCCCAAACGGCTGATCTTCGCGGGGCTGGGATTAGCGCTGGTGTTCGGGGTGTATGTGGGCCTGGGGCTAGGGATGGGCGAACTCCGCAACCAGGGCTGGGGAGCCTTTATCCGCTACGCCATCGTGGCCTTTTTCGCCGCCGAGCTGTGGCCTGGGCTAGCCCGTCCTCTCTTGCGCTAA
- a CDS encoding GNAT family N-acetyltransferase — MDKNSWHYLAWQNECQGWLELGRHNLGPGAFQVERVGPWVCAWGSGLAGQGPLGHQWLLYEDSEPPTALAKLLPPARPGRATLRLPPLSDPTPWREALKAAGLHPLGSDVLMACPLGGQTAPALPSGFRIGPTQTALERREALEVVRLVFGDPPGLTEFFSPSGLVEQYVLRAYGLVVSAAAIWPFSQVAGIYSVATLPKWRNQGLAHLLLTAMLADAQTRFPLAVLRTYDDLVPMYGRLGFRSVGRSERWSYRGD, encoded by the coding sequence ATGGACAAAAACTCCTGGCACTACCTGGCCTGGCAAAACGAGTGCCAGGGCTGGCTCGAGCTGGGCCGGCATAACCTTGGGCCTGGGGCCTTTCAGGTAGAGCGGGTGGGACCTTGGGTGTGTGCTTGGGGGTCAGGATTGGCCGGGCAAGGCCCCCTGGGACATCAGTGGCTACTCTACGAAGACAGTGAGCCTCCCACTGCCCTGGCAAAGTTGCTCCCCCCGGCCCGCCCCGGGCGAGCCACCCTGCGGCTCCCCCCACTCTCGGACCCGACCCCCTGGCGGGAAGCCCTCAAAGCCGCCGGGCTCCACCCCCTAGGCTCGGATGTGCTGATGGCCTGCCCGCTGGGAGGGCAAACGGCCCCCGCCCTCCCCTCAGGGTTCCGCATCGGGCCGACCCAGACGGCCCTCGAGCGGCGAGAGGCGCTCGAGGTGGTGCGCTTGGTATTTGGGGATCCCCCGGGACTTACAGAGTTCTTCAGCCCCAGCGGACTTGTTGAGCAATACGTCCTGCGCGCCTATGGACTGGTTGTTTCGGCGGCTGCGATCTGGCCGTTTTCTCAAGTAGCAGGAATCTACAGTGTGGCCACGCTGCCTAAGTGGCGCAACCAGGGCCTCGCCCACCTGCTGCTAACGGCCATGCTGGCCGACGCCCAGACCCGCTTCCCGCTGGCCGTCTTGCGTACCTACGACGACCTAGTGCCGATGTACGGGCGGCTGGGTTTTCGCAGCGTGGGGCGGAGCGAGCGCTGGAGCTATCGGGGCGATTGA
- a CDS encoding endonuclease V yields the protein MNPLPFPVPKDLAEAARIQKEMRERVIVAGDPVPVRYVAGLDASHPTRFSRQQGLSVAVAVLWDRQEQRVVEVAQAVLDAEKLFPYVPGFLSFREAPSYLAAVARLSRPPELLLVDGQGIAHPRGLGIAAHLGVHLDLPAIGVAKSLLYGKPQGQLPAEAGSAIPLLDRWGQPMGYIYRSRTGVQPLYVSPGHRVGLVESLEFVRSLPTKVRLPEPLRIAHIEAGKARRRSAEG from the coding sequence ATGAACCCCCTGCCCTTCCCCGTCCCCAAAGATTTAGCCGAAGCCGCCCGCATTCAAAAGGAAATGCGCGAGCGGGTCATCGTGGCGGGTGACCCAGTCCCAGTACGCTACGTGGCTGGCCTCGACGCCTCACACCCGACGCGCTTTTCCCGCCAGCAAGGGCTATCGGTGGCGGTGGCGGTGCTGTGGGACCGGCAGGAGCAGCGGGTGGTGGAGGTAGCCCAGGCCGTGCTGGATGCCGAAAAGCTCTTCCCTTACGTACCGGGCTTCCTCTCCTTCCGCGAAGCGCCCTCCTATCTGGCCGCCGTCGCCAGGCTTTCTCGGCCTCCCGAGCTGTTGCTGGTGGACGGGCAGGGCATCGCCCACCCGCGTGGCCTGGGGATCGCCGCACACCTAGGAGTCCACCTCGACCTGCCCGCTATCGGGGTGGCCAAGAGCCTGCTCTACGGAAAACCGCAAGGGCAGTTGCCCGCGGAAGCGGGAAGCGCCATCCCCCTGTTAGACCGCTGGGGTCAACCGATGGGTTACATCTATCGCTCGAGGACGGGCGTCCAGCCGCTCTATGTCTCGCCGGGGCACCGGGTGGGGTTGGTGGAGAGTCTCGAGTTCGTGCGTTCCCTGCCCACCAAAGTCCGCCTCCCCGAGCCCTTGCGCATCGCCCATATCGAAGCCGGGAAGGCTCGACGGAGAAGCGCTGAGGGTTAG
- a CDS encoding AAA family ATPase: MNEPQSEIRPALEPQAVMEASAKLRTLLLEVKKVIVGQDLMLERMVVALLARGHILIEGVPGLAKTLAIKSMAEAIGASFKRIQFTPDLVPADLIGTRIYNPKEAAFEVELGPLFANLILADEINRAPAKIQSALLEAMQERQVTIGKETFKLPDPFLVLATQNPIESEGTYFLPEAQVDRFMFKIIVDYPAFYEEMTVVDRVSSKFEPIHMQLHADDLRALQAMADRVHVHPAVTEYAVRLARATRDPGEAKLPELKKYISFGGSPRASVNLILGAKALAIVRGREYALPEDVRDLAPEVLRHRIILSYEALADEVKLEELVHKIIAGVPLPKVHLGDPYRDTRLGAADPPSA, encoded by the coding sequence ATGAACGAGCCCCAAAGCGAAATCCGCCCCGCCCTCGAGCCTCAGGCCGTGATGGAAGCTTCCGCCAAGCTGCGCACGCTGCTCTTGGAGGTCAAGAAGGTGATCGTCGGGCAGGACTTGATGCTCGAGCGGATGGTGGTAGCCCTGTTGGCCCGCGGGCACATCCTCATCGAGGGCGTACCGGGGTTGGCTAAGACCTTAGCCATCAAGAGCATGGCCGAGGCCATCGGGGCCAGCTTCAAACGCATCCAGTTCACCCCCGACCTGGTACCCGCCGACCTGATCGGCACCCGCATCTATAACCCTAAGGAGGCGGCCTTCGAGGTCGAGCTAGGGCCTTTGTTCGCCAACCTGATCCTGGCCGATGAAATCAACCGCGCCCCGGCCAAGATCCAGTCGGCCCTGCTCGAGGCCATGCAAGAACGCCAGGTGACCATCGGCAAGGAAACCTTCAAGCTCCCCGACCCCTTCCTGGTGCTGGCCACCCAGAACCCCATTGAGTCGGAGGGAACCTACTTCCTCCCCGAGGCCCAGGTGGACCGCTTCATGTTCAAGATTATCGTGGACTACCCGGCCTTCTATGAGGAGATGACCGTGGTGGACCGGGTTTCGAGCAAGTTCGAGCCGATCCACATGCAACTCCACGCCGACGACCTGCGCGCCCTTCAGGCTATGGCCGACCGGGTACACGTCCATCCCGCCGTCACCGAGTACGCCGTACGGCTGGCCCGCGCCACCCGTGACCCCGGCGAGGCCAAGCTGCCCGAACTCAAAAAATACATCAGCTTTGGCGGCTCACCCCGGGCCAGCGTAAACCTGATCCTAGGGGCCAAAGCCCTAGCCATCGTACGTGGACGGGAGTATGCCCTCCCCGAAGACGTGCGCGACCTGGCCCCGGAGGTGTTGCGCCACCGCATCATTCTCTCTTACGAGGCGCTGGCCGATGAGGTGAAGCTCGAGGAACTAGTACACAAGATCATCGCCGGGGTTCCGCTGCCTAAGGTCCACCTAGGTGACCCCTACCGCGACACCCGGCTGGGCGCAGCCGACCCACCCAGCGCTTAG